Proteins from one Parvibaculum lavamentivorans DS-1 genomic window:
- a CDS encoding DUF2336 domain-containing protein, whose translation MMDSEKLTVADVQRLLTDTSEDARAAVAAKVASQFSTITLAPRERELAHEILGYLVRDVAVNVREALSRCLNDNPAAPRNIVLHLARDIDQVAIPILERSPVLTDEDLVGLVYYGSSDKQCAIAGREEVRATVSEAIAHRGDRSAVLKLIHNSGAVINEAAATMLVQRYADDADVAAPLVQRNELPALLVERLIAMVSEQMREYLVSHHEVDGRVAATLEEQARERATTDTIGRMGNDDLRGLVAQLAENNRLTATLILRAACVGEIRFVEAAFAELTGVPDERIWRLIHDVGALGFRAVYARAGMPEALYPAFRCVLDTYHAVRSSDGSLELDFYRLHVLEGLQETFETVAPDLDSMIDKLAKIIGPQPAVRSQHVA comes from the coding sequence ATGATGGATTCGGAAAAGCTGACAGTCGCGGATGTGCAGCGTCTCCTTACGGATACGTCCGAAGACGCACGCGCGGCCGTGGCGGCGAAAGTCGCCAGCCAGTTCAGCACCATCACGCTGGCGCCGCGCGAGCGCGAGCTGGCGCATGAAATCCTCGGCTATCTGGTACGCGACGTTGCCGTCAATGTGCGCGAGGCGCTGTCGCGCTGCCTGAACGACAATCCGGCGGCGCCGCGCAACATCGTGCTGCATCTCGCGCGCGATATCGACCAGGTGGCCATTCCCATTCTCGAGCGTTCGCCGGTGCTGACGGATGAGGACCTTGTGGGGCTCGTCTATTACGGCAGTTCGGACAAGCAATGCGCGATTGCCGGGCGGGAAGAGGTGCGCGCGACCGTGTCCGAGGCGATTGCCCATCGCGGCGACCGCAGCGCGGTGCTGAAACTCATTCACAATAGCGGGGCCGTCATCAACGAAGCGGCGGCGACGATGCTGGTGCAACGCTATGCGGACGATGCGGACGTTGCAGCGCCGCTGGTGCAGCGGAACGAATTGCCGGCGCTGCTCGTCGAACGGCTGATCGCGATGGTCTCCGAACAGATGCGCGAATATCTCGTGTCGCATCACGAGGTCGACGGGCGCGTTGCGGCGACGCTGGAAGAGCAGGCGCGCGAGCGGGCGACGACCGACACGATCGGCCGCATGGGCAATGACGATCTGCGCGGGCTGGTGGCGCAGCTTGCGGAAAACAACCGGCTGACCGCGACGCTGATCCTGCGGGCGGCATGTGTCGGCGAAATCCGCTTCGTGGAAGCGGCCTTCGCGGAGCTGACCGGCGTGCCGGACGAGCGCATCTGGCGGCTCATTCACGATGTCGGCGCGCTCGGCTTCCGGGCCGTTTATGCGCGGGCGGGGATGCCGGAGGCGCTTTATCCGGCGTTCCGCTGCGTGCTCGACACCTATCATGCGGTTCGCAGCTCCGATGGCTCGCTGGAGCTCGATTTCTACCGGCTGCATGTGCTGGAAGGGCTGCAGGAGACGTTTGAAACGGTGGCCCCCGACCTCGACAGCATGATCGACAAGCTGGCGAAGATCATCGGCCCGCAGCCGGCGGTGCGCTCGCAGCACGTCGCCTGA
- a CDS encoding EAL domain-containing protein has product MYSSSFRLTNRDIDLAFEAAHLFIVCQPKIALATGEAIGAEAYVRWNHPDYGLLPPGLFLSFFERRERAGELTRYVASAAADTLAERQGAGRDWPLSINLGAPDLADMGLPGALDAIMAERGLDPATLILEVPEGAFARHGEAAAQTLAAFRRLGFRTALDGGGAVIVPDEFISPDYFDEVKIGGAAIIQFAHRLKLSGLGFVGKRVALAASRGLGAAAVGVEDETTLAALSALGFTAAQGAYICRPLPPEDLTFWSAPHLVSALEEAETEILLTDPLPEEEEPCIEEVPQPVIAAPVLEYSWEDVDPAIPGEEIAIAAWRLDRTCLSPDRHLLALVRRPRRLAHMAKPARKEPKPRAPEPAKMKSEKPLAPRAPKRKPRTPSGLVTRPSLVQIALGF; this is encoded by the coding sequence ATGTACAGCAGTTCCTTTCGCCTGACCAACCGCGACATCGACCTCGCTTTCGAGGCCGCCCATCTTTTCATCGTCTGCCAGCCTAAGATCGCGCTGGCCACCGGCGAGGCGATCGGCGCGGAAGCCTATGTGCGCTGGAACCACCCGGATTACGGTCTGCTCCCGCCTGGCCTTTTCCTCTCCTTCTTCGAGCGCCGCGAACGCGCCGGCGAACTCACGCGTTACGTAGCGTCGGCCGCGGCCGATACGCTCGCCGAGCGGCAAGGTGCGGGTCGCGACTGGCCGCTCTCCATCAATCTCGGCGCGCCTGATCTCGCCGATATGGGCCTCCCCGGCGCGCTCGACGCCATCATGGCCGAGCGCGGTCTCGACCCCGCCACCCTCATTCTCGAAGTGCCCGAAGGCGCCTTTGCCCGCCATGGCGAGGCAGCCGCGCAAACGCTTGCCGCCTTCCGCCGCCTCGGCTTCCGCACCGCGCTCGACGGCGGCGGCGCCGTCATCGTGCCGGATGAATTCATCTCGCCCGACTATTTCGACGAAGTGAAAATCGGTGGCGCCGCGATCATCCAGTTCGCCCACCGCCTGAAGCTCTCCGGCCTCGGTTTCGTCGGCAAGCGTGTCGCCCTCGCCGCCTCGCGCGGCCTCGGTGCCGCTGCCGTCGGCGTCGAGGATGAAACGACGCTCGCCGCCCTTTCCGCCCTCGGCTTTACTGCCGCGCAAGGCGCCTATATCTGCCGCCCCTTGCCGCCCGAAGACCTCACCTTCTGGTCCGCGCCGCATCTCGTCTCCGCGCTGGAGGAGGCGGAAACCGAAATCCTTCTCACCGATCCCCTGCCCGAAGAGGAAGAGCCCTGTATCGAGGAAGTGCCGCAGCCCGTGATTGCCGCGCCCGTCCTGGAATATTCATGGGAAGATGTGGACCCGGCGATCCCCGGCGAGGAAATCGCCATCGCCGCCTGGCGCCTCGACCGCACCTGCCTCTCGCCGGACCGCCACCTGCTCGCCCTCGTCCGCCGCCCCCGCCGCCTCGCGCATATGGCAAAGCCGGCGCGGAAAGAGCCGAAGCCGCGCGCGCCCGAACCGGCGAAAATGAAATCGGAAAAGCCGCTGGCCCCGCGCGCACCGAAACGCAAACCCCGCACCCCCTCCGGCCTCGTCACCCGCCCCAGCCTCGTGCAGATCGCCTTGGGCTTCTAG
- a CDS encoding CaiB/BaiF CoA transferase family protein, producing MLEGLKVIEMATYIAAPGAGGILADWGADVIKVEPLSGCPMRYTMQNVGADHLKGSPIFDLDNRGKKGLAIDTSKPEGVEAVKRLVKDADIFITNVRPGGLERAGLDYESLKTVNPRLVYASVTGYGLEGPDRDRPGFDIAAFYARSGVGWLQTVKGKEPTTLRTGIGDHTTSMATVGGILAAIFEREKTGKGRLVEASLLRAGIYAAGSDTAVQLRYGKLGSTKSRHEALMPISNFFKTKDTWIVIVPRQGTVDWTAVCRAIGRPELETDERFDNPKKRRANAAELVDILDAAFAAHDVDYWRAKLDAEDIIWAPLMRPGDVFEDPQAHAAGAYVKVPEEDGSGTYLAPASPIRFPGFDDTPKSASPALGQHTLETLKSHGFSDAEIESLRASGAIK from the coding sequence ATGCTTGAGGGCCTCAAGGTCATTGAAATGGCCACCTACATCGCCGCGCCGGGCGCCGGCGGCATCCTTGCCGACTGGGGCGCGGACGTCATCAAGGTGGAGCCGCTTTCCGGCTGCCCCATGCGCTATACGATGCAGAATGTCGGCGCCGACCATCTGAAGGGCAGCCCGATCTTCGATCTCGATAATCGCGGAAAAAAAGGCCTCGCCATCGACACCTCGAAACCGGAAGGCGTCGAGGCCGTGAAGCGCCTCGTCAAAGACGCCGACATCTTCATCACCAATGTCCGCCCCGGCGGGCTGGAGCGCGCGGGCCTCGATTACGAGAGCCTGAAAACCGTGAACCCCCGCCTCGTCTATGCGAGCGTCACCGGCTACGGCCTCGAGGGCCCGGACCGCGACCGCCCCGGCTTCGACATCGCCGCCTTCTATGCCCGCTCCGGCGTCGGCTGGCTGCAGACCGTGAAAGGCAAGGAGCCGACGACGCTGCGCACCGGCATCGGCGACCACACCACCAGCATGGCCACGGTGGGCGGCATCCTCGCCGCCATCTTCGAGCGCGAGAAAACCGGCAAGGGCCGCCTCGTCGAGGCCTCGCTGCTCCGCGCCGGCATCTATGCCGCCGGATCGGACACCGCCGTCCAGCTCCGCTACGGCAAGCTCGGCTCCACCAAGTCGCGCCACGAAGCACTCATGCCGATCAGCAATTTCTTCAAGACGAAGGACACCTGGATCGTCATCGTCCCGCGCCAGGGCACGGTCGACTGGACGGCCGTCTGCCGCGCCATCGGCAGACCCGAGCTCGAAACCGACGAGCGGTTCGACAATCCGAAAAAGCGCCGAGCCAACGCCGCCGAACTGGTCGACATTCTCGATGCCGCCTTCGCCGCGCATGATGTCGATTACTGGCGCGCAAAGCTCGATGCTGAAGACATTATCTGGGCGCCCCTCATGCGCCCCGGCGACGTCTTCGAGGATCCGCAGGCCCACGCCGCAGGCGCCTATGTCAAAGTGCCGGAGGAAGACGGCTCCGGCACCTATCTCGCGCCCGCCTCGCCCATCCGCTTCCCCGGCTTCGACGACACGCCGAAATCGGCCTCACCCGCGCTCGGCCAGCACACGCTCGAAACATTGAAGTCCCACGGCTTCAGCGACGCCGAAATTGAAAGCCTTCGCGCCTCTGGCGCCATAAAATAA
- a CDS encoding carboxyl transferase domain-containing protein translates to MKSLLIANRGEIAVRIARAGAELGLRTVGVYAEDDALSLHVRAADEALPLTGTGAAAYLDIKQIVAEAKQAGCDAIHPGYGFLSENAAFAEECAKEGIIFVGPSPEALRLFGDKAKARALAEKEGVPLFPGTNGATSLEEARAFMEKVKAPIMLKALAGGGGRGMRAVTDIKELPEAYERCRSEATAAFGSGDLYAEKLVRKARHIEIQIVGDGKDVIDLGERECTLQRRNQKVVEVAPSPTLDAGLRKRLVEAARKLAGAANYKGLGTFEFLIDMEAKSAESAIAFMEANPRLQVEHTVTEEVTGVDLVKTQLRIAGGATLKEVGLTETPSPRGFAIQLRVNMERMNETGEAVPTGGVLNTFNPPSGPGIRVDTFGYAGYRTSPNYDSLLAKLIAHSPAPDYAAAVARARRALSEFQIEGVTTNISFLQALMARDDVQANEVSTGFIAEHAGELAKAEATPGRYFTGGNGTGAAAAARHVEGPAGTTPVPSSMQGKVISVDVAEGATVAKGQQIAVLEAMKMEHTIAAPFGGTVRKIAAVTNATLMEGEPILFIEEGAGDDAAAVTEEAVDPDYIRPDLQHVIERHALGLDENRPDAVARRRKRNQRTVRENIDQLCDEGSFIEYGALALAAQRRRRSLEELLKMSPADGLVSGIGTVNASLFGEEKARAMVMGYDFTVFAGTQGAMNHKKMDRMLFLARDQKLPIVLLAEGGGGRPGDTDTAGVAGLDTPSFHTFATLSGKVPLVGMTAGRCFAGNAALLGCCDVIIATADSNIGMGGPAMIEGGGLGVYAPEDIGPAAVHRKNGVIDIFVKDEEEAIEACQKYLSYFQGAVEKWEESDQRLLRHMIPENRLRAYDIDKVIEGVADKGSVLELRREFGIGIKTALIRMEGRPMGLMANNPYHLGGAIDAEAADKAARFMQLCDAFGLPILSLCDTPGFMVGPEIEKEAQVRHVSRMFVTAANMSVPLFAVVLRKGYGLGAQAMTAGSFHAPFFNISWPTGEFGGMGLEGAARLGYRREMEAIEDPEERDAFYRKMVDRYYENGKATNMAAFLEIDAVIDPAETRHWITRGLKSLPPMEAKPSRAFIDTW, encoded by the coding sequence ATGAAAAGCCTGTTGATTGCCAATCGCGGTGAAATTGCCGTGCGCATTGCGCGCGCGGGTGCGGAACTCGGATTGCGGACTGTCGGGGTCTATGCGGAGGATGATGCGCTGTCGCTGCATGTGCGGGCGGCGGACGAGGCGTTGCCGCTGACCGGCACGGGGGCAGCCGCCTATCTCGACATCAAGCAGATCGTGGCCGAGGCGAAGCAGGCGGGATGCGACGCGATCCATCCGGGCTATGGCTTCCTGAGCGAGAATGCGGCTTTCGCGGAAGAATGCGCGAAGGAGGGGATTATTTTCGTCGGACCTTCGCCCGAGGCGCTGCGGCTGTTCGGCGACAAGGCCAAGGCGCGGGCGCTCGCCGAGAAAGAGGGTGTGCCGCTTTTTCCCGGCACGAACGGCGCCACGAGCCTCGAAGAGGCGCGGGCTTTCATGGAGAAGGTGAAGGCGCCGATCATGCTGAAGGCGCTGGCGGGCGGCGGCGGCCGCGGGATGCGCGCCGTCACCGACATCAAGGAATTGCCGGAAGCCTATGAACGCTGCCGCTCGGAAGCGACGGCGGCATTCGGCAGCGGCGACCTCTATGCCGAGAAGCTGGTGCGGAAAGCGCGGCACATCGAAATCCAGATCGTCGGCGACGGCAAGGATGTGATCGATCTCGGCGAGCGCGAATGCACGCTGCAGCGGCGGAACCAGAAGGTGGTGGAGGTTGCGCCAAGCCCGACGCTCGACGCAGGGCTTCGCAAGCGGCTGGTGGAGGCGGCGCGGAAGCTGGCGGGCGCGGCGAACTACAAGGGGCTTGGCACGTTTGAATTCCTGATCGACATGGAAGCGAAAAGCGCGGAGAGCGCGATTGCCTTCATGGAGGCCAATCCGCGATTGCAGGTGGAGCATACCGTCACCGAAGAAGTGACGGGGGTCGACCTCGTGAAGACGCAGCTCAGGATCGCGGGCGGCGCGACGCTGAAGGAAGTGGGGCTGACGGAGACGCCAAGCCCTCGCGGTTTCGCGATCCAGCTTCGCGTGAACATGGAGCGGATGAACGAGACGGGCGAGGCTGTGCCGACGGGCGGCGTGCTCAATACGTTCAACCCGCCTTCGGGGCCGGGCATTCGCGTCGACACGTTCGGCTATGCCGGATACCGCACGAGCCCGAACTACGACTCGCTGCTGGCGAAGCTGATCGCACATTCGCCGGCGCCGGACTATGCGGCGGCGGTGGCGCGGGCGCGGCGCGCGCTCAGTGAATTCCAGATCGAGGGCGTGACGACGAATATTTCGTTCCTGCAGGCGCTGATGGCGCGGGACGACGTGCAGGCGAATGAGGTGAGCACGGGCTTCATCGCGGAACATGCGGGCGAGCTGGCAAAGGCGGAGGCGACACCGGGGCGCTATTTCACCGGCGGGAACGGTACGGGCGCGGCGGCGGCTGCCAGACATGTGGAAGGGCCGGCGGGGACGACGCCTGTTCCTTCGTCGATGCAGGGCAAGGTGATTTCCGTCGATGTGGCGGAAGGCGCGACGGTTGCGAAGGGACAGCAGATCGCGGTGCTCGAAGCGATGAAGATGGAGCACACCATCGCGGCGCCGTTCGGCGGCACGGTGCGGAAAATCGCCGCCGTGACGAATGCAACGCTGATGGAGGGAGAGCCGATCCTCTTCATCGAAGAGGGCGCGGGCGACGACGCGGCGGCGGTGACGGAAGAAGCGGTCGATCCCGATTACATCCGCCCCGACCTGCAACATGTGATCGAGCGGCATGCGCTGGGGCTCGACGAGAACCGGCCGGACGCTGTGGCGCGGCGGCGCAAGCGCAACCAGCGGACGGTGCGCGAGAATATCGACCAGCTCTGCGACGAGGGGAGCTTCATCGAATATGGCGCGCTGGCGCTGGCCGCGCAGCGGAGGCGGCGCTCGCTGGAGGAGCTTCTGAAGATGAGCCCGGCGGACGGGCTGGTGTCGGGCATCGGCACTGTGAACGCCTCGCTCTTCGGCGAAGAGAAGGCGCGCGCGATGGTGATGGGCTACGACTTCACCGTGTTCGCAGGGACCCAGGGTGCGATGAACCACAAGAAGATGGACCGCATGCTCTTCCTCGCGCGGGACCAGAAGCTGCCCATCGTGCTGCTGGCGGAAGGCGGCGGCGGGCGGCCGGGCGACACGGACACGGCGGGCGTTGCCGGTCTCGACACGCCGAGCTTCCACACGTTTGCGACGCTTTCAGGCAAGGTGCCGCTTGTCGGCATGACGGCGGGGCGGTGCTTCGCGGGGAATGCGGCGCTGCTCGGCTGCTGCGACGTCATCATCGCGACGGCGGATTCCAATATCGGCATGGGCGGCCCGGCGATGATCGAGGGGGGCGGGCTCGGCGTTTATGCGCCCGAGGATATCGGCCCGGCGGCGGTTCACCGCAAGAATGGCGTCATCGATATTTTCGTGAAGGACGAAGAAGAAGCGATCGAGGCCTGCCAGAAGTATCTTTCGTATTTTCAAGGTGCGGTGGAGAAGTGGGAGGAGAGCGACCAGCGGCTATTGCGCCACATGATCCCCGAGAACCGGTTGCGCGCCTATGACATCGACAAGGTGATCGAGGGCGTGGCGGACAAGGGATCGGTGCTGGAACTCAGGCGCGAATTCGGTATCGGCATCAAGACGGCGCTTATCCGCATGGAAGGGCGGCCGATGGGGCTGATGGCGAACAATCCCTATCATCTCGGCGGCGCCATCGACGCGGAGGCAGCGGACAAGGCGGCGCGCTTCATGCAGCTTTGCGATGCGTTCGGGCTGCCGATCCTGTCGCTCTGCGACACGCCGGGCTTCATGGTGGGGCCGGAGATCGAGAAAGAGGCGCAGGTGCGCCATGTCAGCCGCATGTTCGTGACGGCGGCGAATATGAGCGTGCCGCTCTTCGCGGTGGTGCTGCGCAAGGGCTATGGGCTCGGCGCGCAGGCGATGACGGCGGGGAGCTTTCATGCGCCGTTCTTCAACATCTCCTGGCCGACGGGCGAATTCGGCGGCATGGGCCTCGAAGGGGCGGCGCGGCTCGGCTATCGCCGCGAGATGGAGGCGATCGAAGACCCGGAGGAGCGCGACGCCTTCTACCGCAAGATGGTCGACCGCTATTACGAGAACGGAAAGGCGACCAATATGGCCGCCTTCCTAGAAATCGACGCGGTGATCGATCCGGCGGAGACAAGGCACTGGATCACGCGGGGCTTGAAATCGCTGCCGCCGATGGAAGCGAAACCCTCCCGCGCCTTCATCGATACGTGGTGA
- a CDS encoding NADH:flavin oxidoreductase, protein MLTTEKLAEPLSLAHGPAMKNRFMLAPLTNTQSHPDGRLSDDEFRWLTMRAEGGFGLTMTCAAHVQAGGQGFPGQLGIWDDRHLEGLTRLAAAIKAQDSVSSVQLHHAGIRSPKDLVGDVVGPSDDKDTGGRALTTAEVEKLRDDFIAAAKRAEKAGFDGVEVHGAHGYILAQFLSPEFNRRDDIYGGSLENRARLVFEIVNGIRAACRPDFQLGIRLSPERFGLKLAEIRDVAAELLSDAKIDYLDMSLWDVKKEPVEEEFHGRSLMSLFTDLPRGPVRLGAAGKIMTAQDAAEVIEAGCDFAIIGRAAILRHDFPRRALADPAYVSPPLPVTEQHLRDEGLGSAFVTYMRGWKGFVAEEAA, encoded by the coding sequence ATGCTGACAACGGAAAAGCTTGCCGAGCCGCTTTCGCTCGCCCACGGACCCGCCATGAAGAACCGCTTCATGCTGGCGCCGCTCACCAACACGCAGAGCCACCCCGATGGCCGTCTCTCCGACGATGAATTCCGCTGGCTCACCATGCGCGCGGAAGGCGGCTTCGGCCTCACCATGACCTGCGCTGCCCATGTCCAGGCGGGCGGACAGGGCTTCCCCGGCCAGCTTGGCATCTGGGACGACCGTCACCTCGAAGGGCTGACGCGCCTCGCCGCCGCCATCAAGGCGCAGGATTCGGTCTCCTCCGTCCAGCTTCATCATGCGGGCATCCGCTCGCCGAAGGACCTCGTGGGCGATGTCGTCGGCCCCTCCGACGACAAGGACACCGGCGGCCGCGCGCTCACCACCGCCGAAGTCGAAAAACTGCGCGACGATTTCATCGCCGCCGCAAAGCGCGCCGAGAAGGCGGGCTTCGACGGCGTCGAGGTGCATGGCGCGCATGGCTACATCCTCGCGCAGTTCCTTTCGCCCGAATTCAACCGTCGCGACGACATCTATGGCGGCTCGCTCGAAAACCGCGCCCGCCTCGTCTTCGAGATCGTCAACGGCATCCGCGCCGCCTGCCGCCCGGACTTCCAGCTCGGCATTCGTCTGTCCCCGGAGCGTTTCGGCCTGAAGCTCGCGGAGATACGCGATGTCGCCGCCGAACTTCTCTCCGACGCAAAGATCGACTATCTCGACATGTCTCTCTGGGATGTGAAGAAGGAGCCGGTGGAAGAGGAATTCCACGGCCGCTCGCTGATGAGCCTCTTCACGGACCTGCCCCGTGGGCCGGTCCGCCTCGGCGCCGCCGGCAAGATCATGACCGCGCAGGATGCCGCCGAAGTCATCGAGGCCGGTTGCGACTTCGCGATCATCGGCCGCGCCGCGATCCTGCGCCACGATTTCCCGCGCCGGGCCCTCGCCGACCCCGCCTATGTCTCGCCGCCGCTCCCCGTCACGGAACAGCATCTCCGCGACGAAGGCCTCGGCTCCGCCTTCGTCACCTATATGCGCGGCTGGAAGGGCTTCGTTGCCGAAGAGGCCGCGTAA
- the yghU gene encoding glutathione-dependent disulfide-bond oxidoreductase — MTDQTYTPPKVWTWNQDKNANRFSNINRPIAGPTHEKELPVGKHPFQLYSLATPNGVKVTVMLEELLEAGHKGAEYDAWLINISEGHQFGSGFVAVNPNSKIPALMDHSTNPPTRIFESGAMLLYLSEKFGGAFMPKDLTKRAEVYSWLMWQMGSAPYLGGGFGHFYAYAPFKIEYAIDRFAMEIKRQLDVLDRRLAESRYIAGDEYTVADMAIWPWYGALAKGLLYEAAEFLSVHEYKNVIRWTDEIAERPAVKRGRMVNRAWGEPSSQLPERHDASDFEKVAKAES, encoded by the coding sequence ATGACCGACCAAACCTACACGCCGCCGAAAGTCTGGACCTGGAACCAGGACAAGAACGCCAACCGCTTCTCGAACATCAATCGCCCCATCGCGGGCCCGACGCATGAGAAGGAGCTTCCCGTCGGCAAGCATCCCTTCCAGCTCTATTCGCTGGCGACACCGAACGGCGTCAAGGTCACGGTCATGCTGGAAGAGCTTCTCGAAGCCGGTCACAAGGGCGCCGAATACGACGCCTGGCTCATCAACATCTCGGAAGGCCACCAGTTCGGCTCAGGCTTCGTCGCCGTCAATCCGAACTCGAAGATCCCCGCCTTGATGGACCACAGCACCAATCCGCCGACCCGCATCTTCGAAAGCGGCGCCATGCTCCTCTATCTCTCGGAGAAGTTCGGCGGCGCCTTCATGCCGAAGGACCTCACGAAGCGCGCCGAGGTCTATTCCTGGCTCATGTGGCAGATGGGCTCCGCGCCTTATCTCGGCGGCGGCTTCGGCCATTTCTATGCCTATGCACCGTTCAAGATCGAATATGCGATCGACCGCTTCGCCATGGAGATCAAGCGCCAGCTCGACGTCCTCGATCGCCGCCTCGCCGAGAGCCGCTACATCGCGGGTGACGAATACACCGTCGCCGACATGGCCATCTGGCCCTGGTACGGCGCGCTCGCCAAAGGCCTCCTCTACGAAGCCGCCGAGTTCCTCAGCGTCCACGAATATAAGAACGTCATCCGCTGGACCGACGAAATCGCCGAACGTCCGGCGGTGAAGCGCGGCCGCATGGTCAATCGCGCCTGGGGCGAGCCTTCGAGCCAGCTCCCCGAGCGCCACGACGCCTCGGACTTCGAGAAAGTCGCGAAGGCCGAAAGCTGA
- the pcaF gene encoding 3-oxoadipyl-CoA thiolase — protein MRDAFICDAVRTPIGRYAGALAQVRADDLGAVPLMALMERNPDVNWERVDDVIFGCANQAGEDNRNVARMSALLAGLPEGVPGSTVNRLCGSGMDAVGTAARAIKSGEASLMIAGGVESMSRAPFVMGKATSAFSRDAEIYDTTIGWRFVNPLMKRQYGVDSMPETAENVAEDFQISRADQDAFAWRSQQRAGRAIEEGRFAQEIVPVTIASRKGETVVSADEHPRPETTLEALGKLKAPFREGGTVTAGNASGVNDGACALIIASADGAEANGLRPRARIVAMATAGVPPRIMGMGPAPATRKVLEKTGLNIGDIDVIELNEAFASQGLAVLRDLGLPDNADHVNPNGGAIALGHPLGMSGARLVTTAMYELEKRDGRYALCTMCIGVGQGIAMVIERV, from the coding sequence ATCAGAGACGCTTTCATTTGCGACGCCGTGCGGACGCCTATCGGGCGCTATGCGGGGGCGCTGGCGCAGGTGCGCGCGGACGATCTCGGCGCGGTGCCGCTGATGGCGCTGATGGAGCGGAACCCGGATGTGAACTGGGAGCGGGTGGACGATGTGATCTTCGGCTGCGCCAACCAGGCGGGCGAGGACAACCGGAACGTGGCGCGGATGTCGGCGCTGCTGGCGGGGCTGCCCGAAGGCGTGCCGGGATCGACGGTGAACCGGCTCTGCGGCTCGGGCATGGATGCCGTCGGCACGGCGGCGCGGGCAATCAAATCGGGCGAGGCATCGCTGATGATCGCCGGCGGCGTGGAGAGCATGTCGCGCGCGCCCTTCGTGATGGGGAAGGCGACGAGCGCCTTTTCGCGCGATGCGGAGATTTACGACACGACTATCGGCTGGCGCTTCGTGAACCCGCTGATGAAGCGGCAATATGGCGTCGACTCCATGCCGGAGACGGCGGAGAACGTGGCCGAGGATTTCCAGATTTCACGCGCCGACCAGGATGCCTTTGCGTGGCGGAGCCAGCAGCGTGCCGGACGGGCCATCGAAGAGGGGCGTTTCGCGCAGGAGATCGTGCCGGTGACGATTGCGAGCCGCAAAGGCGAGACGGTGGTGAGCGCGGACGAGCACCCGCGGCCAGAAACGACGCTCGAGGCGCTCGGCAAGCTCAAGGCGCCGTTCCGCGAAGGCGGCACGGTGACGGCGGGGAACGCATCGGGCGTGAATGACGGTGCCTGCGCGCTCATCATTGCGTCGGCCGACGGAGCGGAGGCGAACGGGCTTCGCCCGCGGGCGCGGATCGTGGCGATGGCGACGGCGGGCGTTCCGCCGCGCATCATGGGTATGGGGCCGGCGCCAGCGACGCGCAAGGTGCTGGAAAAGACGGGGCTCAATATCGGCGATATCGACGTGATCGAACTCAACGAGGCTTTCGCCTCGCAGGGGCTTGCCGTGCTGCGCGATCTCGGGCTGCCGGACAATGCGGATCACGTGAACCCGAATGGCGGCGCCATCGCGCTCGGCCATCCGCTCGGCATGAGCGGGGCGCGGCTGGTGACGACGGCGATGTACGAACTGGAGAAGCGCGACGGGCGCTATGCGCTGTGCACGATGTGCATCGGCGTGGGGCAGGGCATTGCGATGGTGATCGAGAGGGTTTGA
- a CDS encoding DoxX family protein translates to MTPGFIAAILEAPAVAVATRVLLTFMFWASGLGLLANFNQSVEIFGALGFVYPELVVIATAATQLIGSALVISGRYVWLGAGALGVFTFLTILFVHNFWAMPEGPQQVNSFHTATEHVSVIGALVLVTIFMHRRAAR, encoded by the coding sequence ATGACACCAGGTTTTATTGCGGCCATTCTCGAAGCGCCGGCCGTCGCGGTGGCGACGCGGGTGCTGCTGACTTTCATGTTCTGGGCGAGCGGGCTGGGGCTGCTGGCCAATTTCAATCAGAGCGTGGAGATTTTCGGGGCGCTCGGCTTTGTCTATCCTGAGCTTGTCGTGATCGCGACGGCGGCAACGCAGCTCATCGGGTCGGCGCTGGTGATTTCGGGGCGCTATGTGTGGCTCGGGGCGGGGGCGCTCGGCGTCTTTACCTTCCTCACCATCCTCTTCGTCCATAATTTCTGGGCGATGCCGGAGGGGCCGCAACAGGTTAACAGTTTCCATACAGCGACGGAGCATGTGAGCGTGATCGGCGCGCTCGTTCTGGTAACGATTTTCATGCATCGGCGGGCCGCACGCTGA